In Candidatus Paceibacterota bacterium, the sequence CCGAAAAGGCGCCGTAGCCGCGTCCCCAGGCGAATTTGCCAGGCAGCAGTTTGCTCTCGTTTATCCAATGCGAGGAGCTCCCTTTAAGAAGCTGCATCACCTCCTCAATGGATAGCTGCGTGGGCAAGTCAATCAACACATGAACATGGTCGGGATTCACGTGGTTGATCCTCAAGTAGATGCCTTTTTGCGGTGCGTACTCGGATAGATAGGCGGACACCTTTGCCGCGGCGGACTGGAAGAGCAGCGGCCTCCGTTCCAGTGTTGCCCAGGTCAGGTGCAGCCAAACCCGCGAGTAGGAGTGCAGCGACATGAGGCAGGATTAAGAGAACGCAGGCGGCGGCACAAGCGGGGAAACCGTTGAAACGGTTTCCGCCAACCTGGCCGGACTCCCACCCCGCTGAAGCGGGGTGTTAATGAGAGCTTGCCAGTCTCAATGCCTGGCAGCCTGGGGGCCTGGCACCTTGTTTTCCGTGGATTCTCCCACTTCGGAAGAACCAGGCCTCGCATTCGCGCACAACTCTGCTTTACTGCGCAGCTTCACTGCGCTAGAAGCTAGCGCCATGCAATCTGCCGCCCAGCCAGGCTTGAAGGAGACCGCCAGCCCTTCCATCTTCGGCAAAGACATCTCGCCCGCGGGCTTCAACCGGGCGCTGGTGTTTCTCGGCCTGTTGGGCTTGATCCTGCGGATCGGCTTCTATGTCGAGCACGTGAACACCCCGTCCTTCGGGGTGCCGACACTTGACCAGAAGTACTACGACACCGTGGCGAAGATGCTGCTGGCCGGCGAGGACCTGCACGAGCTTCGTGGCTTCCGCCCGCTGCTTTACCCCATGTTCCTCGCCTTCTTTTACAAGCTCGGCGGCAACTGGGGTGTGGACCTTGCCTTGCTGGCGCAACATCTCCTCGGGATTGCCACCGGCCTGCTGGTGGCGTTGCTGGGCGCGCGCCTGTTCCGCCATCGCCTGGCCGGCGTGGTGGGCGGGGCGCTGTTTCTGCTGGCTCCCCTGCCGCTCTTCTGCGAGGGAGAGTTGCTGATCGAACCCAGCTACACGTTTTTGATCGTCCTGGCTTTGCTGCTCCACCTGCACACGGCCGCGAAGGAAGGATGGCGAGGCGCGTTGCTCTGGATGCTCTGTGGCGGCCTGATCGCTCTTGCCTCGCAAGCGCGGGCGAACGTTCTGGTGTTCCTGGCCTTCTATCCGCTGTTTGCCCTGTGGCGTTGGTGGCACATCCGCGGCCGCGCCGCTCTGCTGCCGCTGCTGGGATTGGCGGGCGTGCTGGCGATGATGGTGCCCTGGGGGATCATCAACCTGCGGCAGGCGGACGGCTTCCATCTCGTCACCAACGCCGGGGGCGTGGCCCTTTACCTCGGCAACCGCCGCGGCGCGGATGGGATGTTCGCCTACGACGTCGCCACCGCGCTTTCCGAATTGTCGGTGAACAGGCAAATTGCCGCCGGTGCCGCCGCCAGCGAACGGTACGAGGACCTCGTGGAGGTCTGGGCTCGAGAAGAATACCTCGCCGCCATGCGGGCGCAGAACCGCGAGCCGGAAAGCGATCCCAAGGCCATCTCCCGTTATTGGACGCAACGGGCCGTGGACGAGATCAAAGCCGACCCGGCGGCCTGGCTGCGCTTGATCGCCAGGAAATGCTGGCTCATGTTTTGGAATAAGGAGGTGCCGAACAACAAGGACTTCGCGTTTGTCGCGCAGGAGCACTTCTGGCTGGGCGTGCTGCCGGTGCGCTGGGTGGTCCTGCTGATGCTGGCGCCCGCCGGGCTATGGGCGGCGGCCCGATTCGGAATTCGCGATCACCTTTTCATCCTGCTCGTTTACGCCGGCAGCTACTCGGCGAGCAACCTCGCCTTCTTCATCTGCGACCGTTACCGGTATCCCGTGCTGCCCGTCCTGGCGGTGCTGGCCGGCGGCGGCGTGCTGGCCGGTCTGGCCATGTTTCGCCGGCGCCGGTGGCGAGGCTTGCTGTGCGTGCTGGCGGGCGCGGGCGTGATGGCCGCCATTTCCCTGCCCAATTGGTTCGGGATAAAGCTGCCCAACTTCGCCCAGGACTTCTACTTCCGTTCCTGCGCGTGGTATGAGAAGGGGCGCTTCACCGAGGCGCTCGAGGACGTCAATCGCAGCGTCACCCTCGATTCTGGCCGCGGCACGGTTCAGCACCATCGGGGCAATGTGCTGTTCGCCTTGAATCGTCTGGAGGAAGCCTGTCAGGCTTATGAGCGGACCCTAACGCTCCTCCCGGGAGATTCCGGCGTGTGGAACAACCTCGGCGCCGCGCTTGAGGCGCTGGGCAAGACAGACGCTGCGCTCCACGCCTACCGCCGGGCCACCGAATGCCGGCCGCCAATCCCGCTGGCCTTTCTCGGTATCGCGTTCATTCAAACCCGAGCCGGACAACTGGAAGACGCCGCTGCGATACTGGATCAGCTGGAGAAACTGCAACCTAAGCCCAGCGCGGCGACTCTCGCCGCCCGGGCAACCATCGAGCGCCGGCGGGGTGACACGCAGCGCGCCGAGGCCCTGGAACAACAAGCCCGGCAGTTGGACCCGGAAGCAACGGCGTGGGCCATTGAGCGCGCCACCAAACCGCCTGCCGGCAACACCGCTCCGAAAGTGGATTGAGCGGGACGACGAATTGGCACTTATCTTTGGCGTTGGAAATGGGGATCTTGTTTGCCATCCGGCTGTGGAGGGCTGTAAACGAGTAGTGTGGGCTTCGCGATGTTTTGCCGCTTGCTAGGCTAGGGGTGCACTACTAGCGTTGGCCCCGACCCATGCAGTTGATTGATAACGCTTCCAAAGTCGCGAATGGCTCCGATAGCACTTGGATAGGGGCGTTTACGCCGGGCCGGTTGGCGGTCTTGATCGCGCTGTTGTTGTTCGCGCTTTACCCCGGCGTGATTAGCGGCACCCATACGTTTTTCTATCAGGACTATGGTTTGTTCACCTATCCCGTCGCGCGCTACACCAAGGACAGTTTCTGGCGCGGTGAACTGCCGCTCTGGAATCCACTGAACAACTGCGGCGTGCCCTTTCTGGCGCAGTGGAACACCTCGGTCTGTTATCCTCTGTCACTAGTCTATGTGCTTTTGCCTTTGCCTTGGGGATTGAGTGTATTCGGCCTGGGTCATCTGGTGTTCGCGGGCGTGGGCATGTATTTGCTCGCGGAGCGCTGGACGCAAAACCGGCTGGCCGCAAGCATTGCCGGCCTGGCATTTGGTTTGAATGGATTGATGCTCAACTGCCTGTTGTGGACGAGCAACCTCGCCGCCCTGAGCTGGCAGCCCTGGGTGATCCTGGCGGTGGAACAGGCCTGGCAGCGGGGAGGAGCCCGCCGGATTGCGTTGGCCGCACTAGCCGGCGCCATGCAGATGCTGTCTGGCGCGCCTGAGATCATCGTGTTTACCTGGCTGATTCTGACCGTGCTGTGGACGCGGGAATTATTGCGCCATCGAGTCCCGGTTTGGCCGGGGCTGCAGAGATTTGCCGCCGTGGGGATTTTGGTAGCCGGGCTTGCGGCAGCGCAATTGCTGCCCTTCCTGGACTTGCTGGCACATTCGGAGCGTGATGCTTCGTACGGGGAGGCGGATGCGTGGCCGATGCCTCCGTGGGGTTGGGCCAACCTCATCGTGCCGCAGTTTCACGCATCGCAATCCTTGTGTGACACTTACCACCTGGCGGGACAGTATTGGACCAAGTCATATTATGTGGGCGTGGGAGTGCTGGTCCTGGGGCTCGTGGCTTGCTGGCGAGTGCGCCAATGGCGGGTCCGCTGTCTGGCGGGCATGGCTCTGGTTGGGCTGGTGCTGGCGCTAGGGCATAGTGGATTCCTCTATACGTGGCTCAAGCAATTGGTGCCTGCCTTGGGATTCGCGCGCTACCCGATCAAGTTCATCGCTCTGCCGCTCTTTGCCATTCCCCTCCTAACTGCGTGCGGGTTGCACGCCCTGCAGAATCTCCCCACGGGGAAGTCCAGGCAAGACGTTCATTTTCTCATTGGCGCAAGCGTTTTGTTCTTGCTTGTGACTGCGGGAATATTGTTCTTCGCGCACCGATTTCCGGTGCCGGAGGAAAGATGGCCAGTAACCTGCCGGGACGGCGTGATGCGGATTTTGTTCCTGGCAGGACTGGTCGGTTGCCTCGTTGGATTCCTGTCTTCCTGCCGGGTTCGCACTCGCGCATTGCTTGGTGCGACAATCGTGCTGCTGGTCGGATTGGACCTGATCACGGCGGGCCAGCGGCTGCATCCCACCGTGGACAAGCGGGCTTTCGGACCGCTTGAGTTGAACATGTCTTACCGGCCGCGCCTGGGGGAATCGCGGGCGTTGGTCAGCCAGCAGGCGAACGCGTTTCTCAACCGGTTGGGAATGACCAATCCGGTCGCCTTTTGCGTTACCATGCGGGGCGCATTGGCTCAGAACAACAATCTGCTGGAGAACATTCCGAAAGTGGACGGTTTTTGTTCGCTCCGACTCCGGCAGGTTTCGGAACTCATGCCAGCGCTCAAAGATGCCAGCCTGGTAAGGTCCCCCCTGGCGGATTTTCTCGGCGTGGCCTGCGTGACGGCTCCGGACAACGTCTTTGCGTGGCAGACACGTTCCGGCTTTCTGCCGCTGATCACTGCCGGACAGCAGCCGATGTTCTCCACTGATCAAGAATGCCTGCAAGCGGTCACAGCGGATGACTTCAAGCCTCGCGAGGTCGTTTGTATGCCCGCACCAGCGCGAGAATTTGTGCGCGCTGCCGCTGTCTCCAATGCCACCATCATTTCCCCACAATGGAGCGCGTCGCGCGTCCAGTTCGGCGTCAAGACAACCGCGCCTGCGATGGTCGTGATCGCTCAGTCGTTCTACCACAACTGGAGTGCGTCGGTGGACGGACAGCCGGCCCGGCTGTGGCGAGGCAACTACGCATATCAGGCGTTGGAGGTTCCCGCCGGACGGCATGAAGTGACCTTGGTTTACCGGGACCGGGCGTTTTATCTTGGCTCCGCCTTTTCAGCGCTATCGCTAAGTATATGTATCCTTCTTCTCTTACGGCGGTGTCCGCGCGGTGAAGGGGTATGAGGGTCCTGTGGAGAATCAACAAACTGCCGGCCAGCCGTCGGTGAACGGGCGATGAGGGCTGCCTGCGCGGGCGGTGAACAAACGGCGAGGGTGGCCGGGCTTTTGTTCAATGCGTTTTGGGAGCGGCAGGGGGCGGCGGTGCGGCTAGCTTCTGCTTAAGTTCGTCTATCTGCCGCTGCAGGGTCTCCGGGTTGGGGGAGGCCTTCTTGGCGAGCCCAAGGAGTTCAATCGCGCGGGCCAGGTTGCCTTCCTTCTCCTCCAGGCGCGCGAGGTTTACGGCGAGCTGGTCGAGCTGGAGGAGGTCGGGATCCTTGCCCGCGGCTTCCTGCTCGGCCCACTTGCGGAGGCCCAGTTCCCAGATGGTGCGAGCGCGCGCGGAGTTGTGGTGGTTCTCGAAATAGAGGCGGCCCAGTTCAAACAGGATTTCGTGACTGTCGGGGTTACTGCGCAGCCCCTCGCGCAGGAAGTCCTCGGCTTCCTTCACCTTGCCCAAATCGCGCAGCCAGTAGGCGGAGACGATGTAGGTCTCGACCTTCTGGGGGTCCAGCTCGGCGGAGATTCTCAGCCAGGGGAGGATCTCGCGTTCCTTGTTGCCTTCCAAATGCGTGTGTTCGGAGACAATGAACTTCCGGCCGAAGCGCTCGATCCAGTCCCGCGGGGGGCCGAGGAAGTTCATTTGCTTCTCGTGGTCGTCATGGGCGCAAGCGGGGCAGTGCTCGTGGTCGTGGTCGTGCGCGTGGTTCCGGTCGTCGGCATGCGCGTGGTCGTGGCCTTGGTCGTGGTCGGTTTCTTTGGAGGTCAGATGGCGGATGTCCTTGACGGCGCGAGCCTGGTCGAAGATGGACGGGTAGTAGCCGCTGTGAAAACTGACATCGGCCTGGGTGAAGAAATGGTTGGCAAACATGCGGCGCCCGTCGCCGAGCAGGACCTTGAGGACGTTGTCGGCTTGCGCCCGCTTGCTCCACCCGGAGGCGCGGTGCCCCAGGACCGTGGCCAGGCTGAAACAGGCGGCCAGCAGCAGCAGCAGAATCAGAGACAGGCCAAGCTTCTTCACAAGGTCAAGGCCTTCCGGCGGAACACCAGCCAGGCGCCAAACAGGAGCAGGGCCGCATAGACGGCCGCATACAGGGTCGCCAGGGCGCAATCCACCCATCCGACCAGGTTGTGGTCGTAGATGATCAGGTCACGCACGTCGTACCACTCGAGGTGCGGGATGAGGAAGTAAATGCCGTAAATAAGGGAGCTGAGCGGTTCCGGCTGTTGGAGGGCGACCTGGTTCAAGTAGCGCCCCAGGAGGAGAATCCCGAGCACGACAATGAAAGAGATGGTCGCGTTGGAAGACGGAGCGGCAAAGACCACCGAGCCCAGCAGGACCAGGGCTACCACAATGCCGAGCATGATCCACTGCAGCCAGAGCGCCTGGAGGATGTTCAGCAGCGGCCAGTGGTGCTCGCGCGAACCGCTGACGATGGTGAAGAAGAGGTAAAAAACAACGAGCGCCAGCCCGCAAGCCAGCCAGCAGCCGGCGAACTTGCCGAGAATCACCTGGCCGCGCGTAACGGGCTTGGCCAGCAAAGGGAAGATGGTGCGATTCTCGCGCTCGGCGGGAATCTGGCGGGCGGTGGTGGCGATGGCGATCACCAGCGCGGAGATCCAGATCAGCAGCAGCGCAATCTCCTTCACGTAGCGGACAATCTTCGCGTCGTCAAAGAAGCTCACCGATCCCATCAGCAGGGTGATGACGGCCGTGAGGACGAACAGGACATAGAAGTCCTTGCGCCGGTACAGCTCCTTGATCGCAACGCCAGCGAGGGCCAGAATCGTATTCATGCGGAGGCTTGCGGCTGGTAGCCGATGATGTTGAGGAAGATGCGTTCGAGGTTGGCCTGGTGCTGTTCGACCAGGTCGGCCACGCGGCCTTCGACTTTGAGCTCTCCCTGGTTGATGATGGCGACGCGGTCGCAGACGGTCTCCACTTCGCCCAGTTCGTGGGAGGAGAAGAACACGGTCTTGCCCTCGTTCTTCAGCCGCTGGATGATCTCGCGCACTTTCATGCGGCCGAGCGGGTCCAGGCCGCTGGTGGGTTCGTCCAGGATCAGCAGGTCGGGATTGTTGATCAGGGCCTGGGCCAACCCCACCCGTTGCTGCATCCCCTTGGAATAGGTCTTGATCGGGCGTTTGCGGGCGGACTCCAGCTCAACCAGCCTCAGCAGCTCGTCAATCCGCCGCTCCGCCTCGGGGCGCGGGATGCCGAAAAGGCGCGCGTAAAAACGGAGCAACTCCTCGGCGGTCAGAAACTTGTAGTAATACGTCAGCTCCGGCAGGTAGCCGATGCGCTGGCGGGCGATGGGCTCGCGCACGTCCACGCCGAACAGGCAGGCCGCGCCGCTGGTGGCGTTGACGAAGCCCAACAGCACGTTCATGGTGGTGGTCTTCCCGGCGCCATTGGGGCCCAGAAAGCCAAACACTTCGCCCGGGCAGACGCGCAAGTTCAGGTCTTTCACGGCGACCTTCTTCGCCTGCCCCGCGTTCCGCGTCCTAAATTCCACCCTCAGATTCTTTAGTTCCAGTATGGGATCCATGTTCCAAACAGCCGAGCCGGGCGCCAGTGTAGCTGACGCCAGACACAACACAACGATTGTTCAAAGCAAGCAGGACCTTTGCCGTGAACGACAGGCGGGCAGGGCAGTCTTGCTGAAACCGCCGCGGGAAGGCCTGTTCAAACGACGGACTCCGTACTCGGCGCGCAGCGGAATGCGCGTCCTGCCATTGACTACCGCAATCCACTAACCCAGTCCCATATTCCTGGATTAACTAACCGTCCCATTATGAATTGGTGTTGTGTCCATTTTTGAGACAGTGGTGGTTCCCGATCGCGGTTCCCACAGCCGGACTTGCCGGTGTGAGAACGCTGTGACACGCGTGATACCCCGGTGTGTATCCCATGGGGAGCGCTCCCCATGGGATACACACCGTAGTCCCGCCGGATTGGCGCCGTCCCCTCGCCATGGTTGGCCTGGGCGCGGGGGCCTCCGGCTTGGGGGACGGGCGGTGCCGGTAATCGGGGCGAGCTTTGTTCCCTGGACCCCTTGCCTGCCCTGAAGGGCACCCTCTCCCCTCGGAGCTGAGCATTACCCACATCTTTTGGCCCCCGAGGGCGAATCCCAGAGGGATGGTGGGCAATAGCCCAACGTTTTAGCGTTGGGAACGATCCGAGATGAGGCAGACCGTTGGCCTGCATTTGCATCCCGGAGGGATGGCCGGCAATAGCCCAACGTTTCAACGTTGGGGACCCGTGTCCGATGCCCCCCGAGTCCCGAAGGGACGGCTGAAGCTCACTCCCACAGATAGCGTTCATCAAAGGCAATCCCATGCCGCTTCAACAATGCCATGAACTCCTCCTGAAACGTCACGCTCCGGTGATGCTCCGCCTGCCCCTGAATGTACCGAATAATCCTGCCCAGTTGCGACACGCTCACACTGAAGGCGCCATACTTGACCTGCCAGCCAAAAACCCGCTGCTCCGGGAACGTGTCGTGCACCCACTTGGAGGAGCCGCCCTTGATCAGTTGCATCGCCTTGGCGATCCCGAGCGTCGAGGGCAGGGACAAGAGCAGATGCACATGGTCCGCCACACCGCCGACGGCGACGGTTTTCATGTCATTCTCCCGGGCGATGCCGCCCAAATAGGGCCAAAGCCGTTCCGCAAAGCCAGTCGTGATCAGCGGCCGACGGTCTTTGGTGCTGAACACGCAATGATAATACGCGCTGACGTACGACATGACCCCATTCAGCCGTCCCTTCGGGACTGGCACAATCCTAAAACGCACCTCTCCCAACGTTGAAACGTTGGGCTATTCTCACCGGTCCCTCCGGGACCGGCAGGGCCGCCGCGCCGAGACCGCCCGCCCCGGGCACATTCTCAGAATTCGGGACATTTCATCCCCCCAGAGCCAACGGACCAAATCCTGGCGCCCTGCGATCCGCTCGCCCTGAGCAAACGCTACGCGCCGCGCCCGCCCTCATCCCGAAGGGATTGGCCGAAATTACAGGCCAAGAGGTGGGTAATGCTCAGCTCCTCGGAGAGATGGGGTGAGGGGGCCGTTCGTAATTCTCTAACTGCATGGATACGGCTAAGTGCGCCAGGAAGCTGGGCATGATGCCCGTCGGTCGGCGAATTCCGTTCCTCCAGGAATCAGCACCAAAGAGCATCGGTCGACAGGGCGGCAGGATGCCAGGTTCGGGCGGGGCGGCGCTGGCGTGCTCGCCCCGGGCTGACCGCGGTCACTCCATCGCGTGGCCTTCGGCAGAAAGCGAGCAGGTCGGAGGGTTGCTGACGGTCAACCCGGGCGTGTAATCGCCGCCGGCTGGACACCGGGGGAGGGCGTCGGTGAGCGGCCTGAGATAGGGAACGATGTCCTCCAGTTGATAAGTGTTGTTAGGCGCCTTGCTGAATTCCAGCGCCCAAAGCTGCGCGGCGCCGTCAATCTGGCGGAGGTTGTTGATGCACGCGTTCGTTTGCGTGGTGCCGCGGGCGCGAACGAAGTTGGGAATGGCGATCGCCGCCAGGAGGCCGATAATCGCCACTACGATCATGATTTCTACGAGGGTAAACCCGGGGTTGCTCGAAGCTCGAATCTTCATACTCACACACTTTCTGCTCTCGCGGCGTGGGCCCGGCAGCAGGCGAGTAATAATAAGTTCGGTTTGGTCCACGGATTGCCTGCGGCCACCGCTGACTTCTTATCAGCAATCCCGATGCCAGCAGAATGCAAACCGATTCATCTGCCAGCCGGCAGGAGAATTCCCTCCCATTTGAACACGCCGCCAGTGCTGCCAAAATCAAAAAGGCTTAGGAATTTCTTCCTAAGCCTTCGATTGTTTCCAGAGCAACTTGCTGACAGCAAGCCTCCGGGCAACGTTGGTGACTTTTATGTCCCGGCCGGAGCAGCAGCAGCACCAGTCGGCATGTCGTGACCGGTGACGTCGCAATCAGGCGCCGTTTCCAGGTTGCCGATGGTGTAGGAGCCGTTAGCCGGGCATTCCGGCCAATTGCCGCCCGCGCCGCGCCCCAGATACGGCTGACAATTGTCCCGGCTAGGCGTCACGGTGGGCAGTTGTTTGTTCTCGAGGGCCCACTGCTGCTTGGCGCCGTCAATCTGGCGGAGGTTGTTAATGCACGCGTTCTTCTGCGAGGTGGTGCGGGCGCGCACGAAGTTGGGAATAGCGATCGCGGCCAGCAAGCCAATGATGGCGACGACGATCATGATTTCCACCAGGGTGAAGCCCGATTTACGGGATGTTCTCTTCATACTTACTCGTTCTCTTTCTTTGTTTACGGCGTGAACCACGCGGCAGGCGGGTTAGTTTACAATTGCGGTTTGGTTCACTTATTGCCTGCTGCAACCGCGTGTGCGGATTAAAGCAGCCGGAATGCCAAGCATAGCCGGGCGCTCCCCCGCCCCCCCCGATAAAGCAAAAGGCCCGGGATCGCTCCCGGGCCCCTGTGAGTCTGCCTGCCGGACGGCTACTGCAGCGTCTCTTCCAGCTTGTGCGTGGTCGGCTGCTTGAGGCAGGTGGGCCTGACCGCCACGGTCGTCAGCGAGTAGCTGTCGGCGAAGGTCTTGCCCCCCGAGGGGCAAACCACCGCGTTCTTGAGGTAAGGCAGGACGTCGGCGGCGGAAACGCTCGCGGTTTCGCCTTGCCTGGTTTCAGCGGCCCATTGTTGGACAGCACCGTCAATCTGCTGCAGATTGGCAATGCAGGCCTGTCTTTGGGCCGTGGTGCGGGCCTTCACGAAGTTGGGGATCGCGATCGAGGCCAGCAGACCGATAATGGCCACAACGATCATGATTTCCACCAGGGTGAAGCCCCTTGCATGGGATGTTCTTGTTTTCATGACTTAATCTTTCTGTTGTTGCGGCGTGAACGAGGCAGCCAGCGGTTATTATTAGTGCTATAGGCGTTCACGTATTGCCGGTTGCCAACCGCACACAGAAGCGTAGGCCGCCGGGCGGTCGGATGCAATGAGTAATCGCCCCGGGGGGCATCCGTTTTTGACCCGACCCGGCATCCGAAATTGGCCCGAGCCGTCGTGGCTTGTGTCTCAATTGTGGAATGGCCGCATCAAAGGTGGACACGTCGAGACAGTGCCAGGACGGTGGCTCAATCCCCATCCGGCCCGGCGCGCCGGTGGTTGCGCCCACTTCGCCAAGCACGTAGTCTCCCAGAGGCAATTGCTGGAATGAAAATCCTCTTCATCGGCGGCACCGGGAACATCTCCGCGGAATGCGCCGCGCTGCTCCACCAGCGCGGCCACGATATCATCATCCTGAGCCGCGGCCGCGGCGCGGTGCCGCCCGGCTACCGCGCCATTCAAGCGGATCGCAAGGACCCGGCCGCCATGCGCGCCGCCCTCCACGGGCTGCGGCCGGACGCGGTGCTCAACTTCCTTGGCTACGAACTCCCCGAGGTCCAGTTGGACTATGACCTGTTCAACGGCGCGGTGCGCCAGTATGTCTTCATCAGCTCGGTCGTCGTTTATGCGAAGCCGCCCGGCCAGTTGCCGCTGACGGAAGACGCGCCGCCCGGCAATTCCTTGTGGGATTACGCGCGAAAGAAACTCGAGTGCGAGCAGTGGCTCCACCAGCGGCACGCCGAGACCGGGTTCCCGGTGACGATCGTCCGCCCCTCGCACACCTATTCGAAACGCTGGGTGCCGAACGCGATCTCCAGCGGCAGCTACACCTTCGCGGCGCGCCTGGAACAGGGCCGCCCGGTCTTTGTCCACGATGCCGGCGAAAGCCCGTGGACCCTGACCGCCGCTTCGGATTTCGCCGTCGGGCTGGCCGGCCTGGTTGGCAACGACGCGGCTGTCGGCAAGGCATTTCACATCACGAGCGATGAAGTCCTCACCTGGAACCAGATCTATGCCGAGATCGCGGAGGCGGTGGGGGCAAGGTCTCCTCGCATAGTGAAAGTGCCGACCGACTTCATCTGCCAGATGGCCCCGCAGTTGACTGGCACGCTTAAAGGCGACAAGGCCCATCCCGGCGTATTCGACAATTCCAGGATCAAGCGCTTCGTCCCCGAGTTCCGCTGCCGCGTGCCCTTCAGGCTGGGCGTGCGCGAATCCGTGCGCTGGCTGCGCGAGCATCCCGAACAGCAGAATCTCAAG encodes:
- the tnpA gene encoding IS200/IS605 family transposase → MSLHSYSRVWLHLTWATLERRPLLFQSAAAKVSAYLSEYAPQKGIYLRINHVNPDHVHVLIDLPTQLSIEEVMQLLKGSSSHWINESKLLPGKFAWGRGYGAFSVSHSGVDEVARYIATQEEHHRKRSFSEELELLVRRYELEWREDGNR
- a CDS encoding tetratricopeptide repeat protein, whose protein sequence is MQSAAQPGLKETASPSIFGKDISPAGFNRALVFLGLLGLILRIGFYVEHVNTPSFGVPTLDQKYYDTVAKMLLAGEDLHELRGFRPLLYPMFLAFFYKLGGNWGVDLALLAQHLLGIATGLLVALLGARLFRHRLAGVVGGALFLLAPLPLFCEGELLIEPSYTFLIVLALLLHLHTAAKEGWRGALLWMLCGGLIALASQARANVLVFLAFYPLFALWRWWHIRGRAALLPLLGLAGVLAMMVPWGIINLRQADGFHLVTNAGGVALYLGNRRGADGMFAYDVATALSELSVNRQIAAGAAASERYEDLVEVWAREEYLAAMRAQNREPESDPKAISRYWTQRAVDEIKADPAAWLRLIARKCWLMFWNKEVPNNKDFAFVAQEHFWLGVLPVRWVVLLMLAPAGLWAAARFGIRDHLFILLVYAGSYSASNLAFFICDRYRYPVLPVLAVLAGGGVLAGLAMFRRRRWRGLLCVLAGAGVMAAISLPNWFGIKLPNFAQDFYFRSCAWYEKGRFTEALEDVNRSVTLDSGRGTVQHHRGNVLFALNRLEEACQAYERTLTLLPGDSGVWNNLGAALEALGKTDAALHAYRRATECRPPIPLAFLGIAFIQTRAGQLEDAAAILDQLEKLQPKPSAATLAARATIERRRGDTQRAEALEQQARQLDPEATAWAIERATKPPAGNTAPKVD
- a CDS encoding ABC transporter permease, translated to MNTILALAGVAIKELYRRKDFYVLFVLTAVITLLMGSVSFFDDAKIVRYVKEIALLLIWISALVIAIATTARQIPAERENRTIFPLLAKPVTRGQVILGKFAGCWLACGLALVVFYLFFTIVSGSREHHWPLLNILQALWLQWIMLGIVVALVLLGSVVFAAPSSNATISFIVVLGILLLGRYLNQVALQQPEPLSSLIYGIYFLIPHLEWYDVRDLIIYDHNLVGWVDCALATLYAAVYAALLLFGAWLVFRRKALTL
- a CDS encoding ABC transporter ATP-binding protein; this encodes MDPILELKNLRVEFRTRNAGQAKKVAVKDLNLRVCPGEVFGFLGPNGAGKTTTMNVLLGFVNATSGAACLFGVDVREPIARQRIGYLPELTYYYKFLTAEELLRFYARLFGIPRPEAERRIDELLRLVELESARKRPIKTYSKGMQQRVGLAQALINNPDLLILDEPTSGLDPLGRMKVREIIQRLKNEGKTVFFSSHELGEVETVCDRVAIINQGELKVEGRVADLVEQHQANLERIFLNIIGYQPQASA
- the tnpA gene encoding IS200/IS605 family transposase → MPVPKGRLNGVMSYVSAYYHCVFSTKDRRPLITTGFAERLWPYLGGIARENDMKTVAVGGVADHVHLLLSLPSTLGIAKAMQLIKGGSSKWVHDTFPEQRVFGWQVKYGAFSVSVSQLGRIIRYIQGQAEHHRSVTFQEEFMALLKRHGIAFDERYLWE
- a CDS encoding type II secretion system protein — encoded protein: MKRTSRKSGFTLVEIMIVVAIIGLLAAIAIPNFVRARTTSQKNACINNLRQIDGAKQQWALENKQLPTVTPSRDNCQPYLGRGAGGNWPECPANGSYTIGNLETAPDCDVTGHDMPTGAAAAPAGT
- a CDS encoding prepilin-type N-terminal cleavage/methylation domain-containing protein; the protein is MKTRTSHARGFTLVEIMIVVAIIGLLASIAIPNFVKARTTAQRQACIANLQQIDGAVQQWAAETRQGETASVSAADVLPYLKNAVVCPSGGKTFADSYSLTTVAVRPTCLKQPTTHKLEETLQ
- a CDS encoding NAD-dependent epimerase/dehydratase family protein; translation: MKILFIGGTGNISAECAALLHQRGHDIIILSRGRGAVPPGYRAIQADRKDPAAMRAALHGLRPDAVLNFLGYELPEVQLDYDLFNGAVRQYVFISSVVVYAKPPGQLPLTEDAPPGNSLWDYARKKLECEQWLHQRHAETGFPVTIVRPSHTYSKRWVPNAISSGSYTFAARLEQGRPVFVHDAGESPWTLTAASDFAVGLAGLVGNDAAVGKAFHITSDEVLTWNQIYAEIAEAVGARSPRIVKVPTDFICQMAPQLTGTLKGDKAHPGVFDNSRIKRFVPEFRCRVPFRLGVRESVRWLREHPEQQNLKPELDALIDKVIAAWERGEPPARNQPAGGTLD